A region from the Actinoplanes sp. OR16 genome encodes:
- a CDS encoding AbfB domain-containing protein, which produces MPGTPGSDKTNRALVVLAAATALAVAGYAATATMLLVHSSPDTPDPAKPRALPAASPPVWIQPAPSDPAPGGIAYRGAYPLPTATRAVRAGAGTAPGPVRSRSATATPRSASPRASSAVPRTSSKPPGIVAGTTVGLGLPNLPGYRLRHRNFVARVDVITASSSELDRMDSRFVVRASHAVDRCLSFESVNYPGYFLRYRDFALRLDEAPGSGGFDRDAGFCPVAVDGGTALRSADDPERYLVLFAGTFRLEQIPLQLATRFTSLAPL; this is translated from the coding sequence ATGCCCGGGACACCCGGTTCCGACAAAACGAATCGCGCGCTGGTGGTGCTCGCCGCGGCCACCGCGCTGGCGGTCGCGGGCTACGCCGCGACCGCCACGATGCTGCTGGTCCACTCCTCGCCGGACACCCCCGATCCGGCGAAGCCCCGGGCCCTGCCCGCGGCCTCGCCCCCGGTCTGGATCCAACCGGCGCCGAGCGACCCGGCGCCCGGCGGCATCGCGTACCGCGGCGCCTATCCTCTGCCGACCGCGACCCGGGCGGTCCGCGCCGGCGCCGGCACCGCCCCTGGTCCGGTGCGGAGCCGCAGCGCTACCGCCACTCCACGATCCGCGTCGCCGCGCGCCAGCTCGGCGGTCCCGCGGACGAGCAGCAAGCCACCCGGCATCGTCGCCGGCACCACCGTCGGGCTGGGCCTGCCGAACCTGCCCGGATACCGGCTGCGGCACCGGAACTTCGTCGCCCGCGTCGACGTGATCACCGCGTCGAGCAGCGAACTGGACCGGATGGACTCCCGGTTCGTCGTCCGGGCGAGCCACGCGGTCGACCGATGCCTGTCGTTCGAGTCGGTCAACTACCCCGGCTACTTCCTGCGGTACCGCGATTTCGCACTGCGTCTGGACGAGGCTCCGGGTTCCGGCGGGTTCGACCGGGACGCCGGCTTCTGCCCGGTCGCCGTCGACGGCGGGACAGCTCTGCGGTCGGCCGACGATCCGGAGCGCTACCTCGTGCTCTTCGCCGGCACTTTCCGGCTCGAGCAGATCCCCCTGCAACTGGCGACCAGGTTCACGTCGCTCGCTCCGCTGTGA
- a CDS encoding carboxylesterase/lipase family protein, which produces MPPIVEITSGRVRGGERPGSLAFLGIPFATPVRFQAPGPVQPWTGVRDATAYGPTAQRRPFGDVTTIPEPSIAGEQTLNVNVFTPSVDGRLPVLVWIHGGGYFAGSPASPWYDGRSFNRDGVVTVTLSYRLGFDGFGWIDGVPGNRGVLDQIAALRWVRENIAAFGGDPERVTIAGQSAGGGSVLTLMSSPLTAGLFHGAIAQSSALTDLRPDEAATTTSQLVAALGINVDDLGAVTEDQILDAQREVQKAGMPAGPAPIADIVASMRDGVTGLAFAPVVDGETVLSFPDAMSTGPHRATPLLLGTTADEFSFPSPPVDAAEVTELLLAAGASGTGIGRFLAGTAVLGPSFLRSAVLALGMVRVPAMRIVGSRAATAPTWTYDFRHRSGVSGAAVHCLEIPFVFDLLDAEGVTAVLGAEPPQRLADEVHADWVRFVTSGHLSWTDAAAEPAGAKVYADPAAYDPDAYHLEWELATAEI; this is translated from the coding sequence GTGCCACCCATCGTCGAGATCACTTCCGGTCGTGTCCGCGGCGGGGAACGCCCCGGTTCGCTCGCGTTCCTCGGCATCCCGTTCGCCACGCCGGTCCGCTTCCAGGCTCCCGGGCCGGTGCAGCCGTGGACCGGTGTGCGCGACGCCACCGCGTACGGCCCGACCGCCCAGCGCCGCCCGTTCGGTGACGTGACCACCATCCCCGAGCCGTCCATCGCCGGCGAGCAGACGCTCAACGTCAACGTCTTCACGCCGTCGGTCGACGGCAGGCTCCCGGTCCTGGTCTGGATCCACGGCGGCGGCTACTTCGCCGGATCACCCGCCAGCCCCTGGTACGACGGCCGCTCGTTCAACCGGGACGGTGTGGTCACCGTGACCCTCTCGTACCGCCTGGGTTTCGATGGTTTCGGCTGGATCGACGGCGTCCCCGGCAACCGCGGCGTGCTCGACCAGATCGCCGCTCTGCGATGGGTACGCGAGAACATCGCGGCGTTCGGCGGCGACCCGGAACGCGTCACGATCGCGGGCCAGTCGGCGGGCGGCGGCAGCGTGCTCACCCTCATGTCGTCGCCCCTGACCGCCGGCCTGTTCCACGGGGCGATCGCCCAGTCCAGCGCCCTCACCGACCTACGGCCCGACGAGGCGGCCACGACCACGTCGCAGCTGGTGGCCGCGCTCGGCATCAACGTGGACGACCTCGGCGCGGTCACCGAGGACCAGATCCTCGACGCCCAGCGTGAGGTGCAGAAGGCCGGCATGCCCGCCGGTCCCGCACCGATCGCCGACATCGTGGCCTCGATGCGCGACGGCGTCACCGGACTGGCGTTCGCTCCCGTGGTCGACGGCGAGACCGTGCTGAGTTTCCCCGACGCCATGAGCACCGGCCCGCACCGTGCGACGCCGTTGCTGCTGGGGACCACCGCCGACGAGTTCTCCTTCCCCAGCCCGCCGGTCGACGCCGCGGAGGTGACCGAACTGCTGCTCGCGGCCGGCGCGTCCGGCACGGGCATCGGCCGCTTCCTCGCCGGCACGGCCGTACTGGGCCCGTCGTTCCTGCGCAGCGCGGTCCTCGCGCTCGGCATGGTCCGGGTTCCCGCCATGCGGATCGTGGGGTCCCGGGCGGCCACCGCGCCGACCTGGACGTACGACTTCCGGCATCGCTCGGGAGTCAGCGGCGCGGCGGTGCACTGCCTGGAGATCCCGTTCGTCTTCGACCTGCTGGACGCCGAGGGCGTCACCGCGGTGCTGGGCGCCGAGCCGCCTCAGCGCCTGGCCGACGAGGTCCACGCGGACTGGGTCCGCTTCGTCACGTCGGGCCACCTGTCCTGGACCGATGCCGCTGCCGAACCGGCCGGGGCGAAGGTCTACGCCGACCCGGCGGCGTACGACCCGGACGCCTACCACCTGGAGTGGGAGCTGGCCACGGCGGAGATCTGA
- a CDS encoding MFS transporter yields the protein MSKKVVDDVAVTPAPARHRSVLLVSLLVNNLVLFAVYAGVLGVLLPQQVSDIDPAHKVGNLALVTSLSALATLFVQPIVGALSDRTRSRFGRRSPWIVVGGIGGGLCTVAMQFGHTVLAIAAIWVLAQVLLNALQGPTTAVVADRVEPSGRGVASAFQGAGLAIGAAAGITFAGRQLHRIGVGYTVLGLAAIVMTVLFVLINRDTPSTGQVPRPFRWGAFLRGFWVSPRRHPDYAWAFGGRFFMVLGYQAIQNYTLYILTDYIGLGSADAGALYGVLSMISSVTMVIGTVVFGKLSDMLGRRKVFVFTATIVLAAAVAVPLAVPTSGAMLVYAALSGIGYGAYIAVDLALMIDVLPSQGDMARDLGVLNIASNVPQTLTPLIAAGLLGAFAGDYGSIFVYAIVAVVFSSLFVLPIKSAR from the coding sequence ATGAGCAAAAAGGTCGTCGATGACGTCGCCGTGACACCCGCACCCGCCCGGCACCGTTCCGTCCTGCTCGTCTCCCTGCTCGTCAACAACCTCGTGCTCTTCGCGGTCTATGCCGGCGTCCTCGGCGTACTGCTGCCGCAGCAGGTCTCCGACATCGATCCGGCCCACAAGGTCGGCAACCTCGCACTCGTCACCTCGCTGTCCGCGCTCGCCACCCTCTTCGTCCAGCCGATCGTCGGCGCGCTCAGCGACCGCACACGGTCCCGGTTCGGCCGGCGCTCGCCGTGGATCGTCGTCGGCGGCATCGGCGGCGGCCTGTGCACGGTCGCCATGCAGTTCGGCCACACGGTCCTCGCCATCGCGGCCATCTGGGTGCTCGCCCAAGTACTGCTCAACGCGCTCCAGGGCCCGACCACCGCGGTCGTCGCCGACCGCGTCGAACCCAGCGGCCGCGGTGTCGCCTCGGCGTTCCAGGGCGCCGGCCTGGCGATCGGCGCGGCGGCCGGTATCACCTTCGCCGGCCGGCAGCTGCACCGGATCGGTGTCGGCTACACCGTGCTGGGTCTCGCCGCGATCGTCATGACCGTGCTGTTCGTGCTGATCAACCGCGACACCCCGTCGACCGGGCAGGTCCCGCGGCCGTTCCGCTGGGGTGCTTTCCTGCGGGGCTTCTGGGTCAGCCCGCGCCGGCACCCCGACTACGCGTGGGCGTTCGGCGGGCGCTTCTTCATGGTCCTCGGCTACCAGGCGATCCAGAACTACACGCTGTACATCCTCACCGACTACATCGGGCTCGGGTCGGCCGATGCCGGCGCGCTGTACGGCGTCCTCTCGATGATCTCGTCGGTCACCATGGTGATCGGCACCGTGGTCTTCGGCAAGCTCTCCGACATGCTCGGCCGCCGCAAGGTCTTCGTCTTCACGGCCACCATCGTGCTGGCCGCCGCGGTCGCCGTCCCGCTCGCCGTGCCCACCTCCGGCGCGATGCTCGTCTACGCCGCCCTGTCCGGCATCGGCTACGGCGCCTACATCGCCGTGGACCTCGCTCTGATGATCGACGTGCTGCCCTCCCAGGGCGACATGGCCCGCGACCTCGGCGTGCTGAACATCGCCTCGAACGTGCCGCAGACCCTCACCCCGTTGATCGCGGCCGGACTGCTGGGCGCCTTCGCCGGCGACTACGGCTCGATCTTCGTGTACGCCATCGTCGCCGTCGTCTTCTCCTCGCTGTTCGTCCTGCCGATCAAGTCGGCCCGCTGA
- a CDS encoding ROK family protein, whose protein sequence is MLTTLDRLRRGARAEIALETGLARSAITNLSAVLLENRLVRPVADQPPQRVGRRIEQLEIDGRHLCLIGAQLEVDQAVVVAHDLTGRELHRDEIPVRTPRDADPETVAKTIADGVAASLDRLTGVSPLSLDLVVPGGIARDAATVSCALDLGWIDVPYRTLVAARLPAFPAGVHLAGDGSLAAYAEFAALRAEPGMAGLSDVFFLKSATGVGAGVISEGQILRSALHAPGHMIVVPDGEQCECGRRGCFVTVADPEVVVRRAGLTDVRRERGLPMALDELVRRVRDGDPAARAAAEEAVFWFRILIDNANLMYEPQMVVLGGYLAAFAAELADLPETTLSTLGYGSRQGRDALVPARLGAFAAVQGALTLRRLELLSAPARSGLLSA, encoded by the coding sequence GTGCTAACCACCCTCGATCGCCTCCGGCGGGGCGCCCGAGCCGAGATCGCGCTGGAGACGGGGCTGGCCCGCAGCGCCATCACCAACCTCTCGGCGGTCCTTCTGGAGAACCGCCTGGTGCGCCCGGTGGCCGACCAGCCGCCCCAGCGCGTCGGCCGGCGCATCGAACAGCTGGAGATCGACGGCCGGCACCTCTGCCTGATCGGCGCCCAGCTCGAGGTCGACCAGGCCGTCGTGGTCGCGCACGACCTCACCGGCCGCGAGCTGCACCGCGACGAGATCCCGGTGCGCACGCCGCGTGACGCCGACCCGGAGACCGTCGCGAAAACGATCGCGGACGGCGTGGCCGCCAGCCTCGACCGGCTGACCGGGGTCTCCCCTCTCAGCCTCGACCTGGTCGTGCCCGGCGGTATCGCGCGGGACGCCGCGACCGTCAGCTGTGCGCTGGATCTGGGCTGGATCGACGTGCCGTACCGGACCCTCGTCGCCGCCCGGCTGCCGGCGTTCCCGGCCGGCGTGCATCTGGCCGGCGACGGCTCGCTCGCCGCGTACGCCGAGTTCGCCGCCCTGCGTGCCGAGCCCGGGATGGCCGGGCTCAGCGACGTCTTCTTCCTCAAGTCGGCCACCGGGGTCGGCGCGGGTGTGATCAGCGAGGGGCAGATCCTGCGCAGTGCGCTGCACGCCCCCGGCCACATGATCGTGGTGCCGGACGGTGAGCAGTGCGAATGCGGGCGGCGCGGGTGTTTCGTCACGGTCGCCGATCCGGAGGTCGTCGTCCGCCGGGCCGGGCTCACCGACGTACGCCGGGAGCGTGGTCTGCCGATGGCCCTGGACGAACTGGTCCGCCGGGTGCGGGACGGCGATCCGGCCGCGCGGGCGGCCGCGGAGGAGGCCGTGTTCTGGTTCCGCATTCTGATCGACAACGCCAACCTCATGTACGAGCCGCAGATGGTGGTGCTCGGCGGCTACCTGGCGGCGTTCGCCGCTGAACTGGCCGACCTGCCCGAGACCACCCTCTCGACACTGGGATACGGGTCGCGGCAGGGTCGCGACGCGCTCGTTCCGGCACGGCTGGGCGCCTTCGCCGCGGTGCAGGGCGCGCTGACCCTGCGGCGGCTCGAGCTGCTCTCCGCACCGGCCCGATCCGGGCTGTTGTCGGCCTAG
- a CDS encoding ABC transporter ATP-binding protein, whose translation MTSNLGVAIPGDQSPSREPGIVLDDVGIGFGAFQAVSGIDLDIAGGEFICLLGPSGCGKSTVLMAVAGFVAPNNGRIQVGGEAVTGPRPECGVVFQSSDALFDWLTVRQNVAFGPRMRGVEKGRQREIVDEYLGLVGLRHAAGKYPNQLSGGMRQRAQIARVLANEPRVVLMDEPFGALDAQTREVMQHELDRIWQTHRSTVLFVTHDIDEAILLADRVIVMTAGPSARVKSSYEVGLPRPRQEGSAEFVELRRRLRADISEEVRVSLQAQGIDPERAAA comes from the coding sequence ATGACAAGCAACCTCGGTGTAGCGATTCCCGGCGATCAGTCCCCCAGCCGCGAGCCGGGCATCGTGCTCGACGACGTAGGCATCGGGTTCGGCGCGTTCCAAGCGGTCAGCGGGATCGACCTCGACATAGCCGGAGGCGAATTCATCTGCCTGCTCGGTCCCAGTGGCTGCGGCAAGTCCACGGTGCTCATGGCGGTGGCCGGCTTCGTCGCACCGAACAACGGCCGGATCCAGGTCGGCGGCGAGGCGGTGACCGGTCCCCGCCCGGAGTGCGGCGTGGTGTTCCAGAGCAGCGACGCCCTGTTCGACTGGCTGACGGTCCGGCAGAACGTCGCCTTCGGCCCGCGGATGCGCGGGGTCGAGAAGGGCCGGCAGCGGGAGATCGTCGACGAATACCTCGGCCTCGTCGGGCTGCGCCACGCGGCCGGCAAATACCCGAACCAGTTGTCCGGTGGCATGCGGCAGCGGGCCCAGATCGCGCGGGTGCTCGCCAACGAACCCCGGGTCGTGCTGATGGACGAGCCGTTCGGCGCGCTCGACGCGCAGACCAGGGAGGTGATGCAGCATGAACTGGACCGGATCTGGCAGACCCACCGCAGCACGGTCCTCTTCGTCACCCACGACATCGACGAGGCGATCCTGCTGGCCGACCGGGTGATCGTCATGACGGCGGGCCCGAGCGCCCGGGTCAAGAGCTCCTACGAGGTCGGCCTACCCCGGCCGCGTCAGGAGGGCAGCGCCGAGTTCGTGGAGCTGCGCCGCCGGCTGCGCGCCGACATCAGCGAAGAGGTCCGCGTCTCGCTGCAGGCTCAGGGCATCGACCCGGAACGGGCCGCGGCATGA
- a CDS encoding ABC transporter permease: MTAVAQRPVAAVPGLRRRRFAGLAWTAVTLAAGLAVWAAVAWWYGPTLTASPADTLRAGIDLAEDGSLGASILASARRILSGWALGVLVGAPVGILMGRVTAIRRLLDPYIEFFRFIPPIAFVTLAIVWFGIGETSKIILIFYTSVFLVTVNTIAGVLAIDESKLRAATSLGANRRQLLHAVVLPATIPYIITGARLAMGNSFLTIVSAEIVAADTGLGALIWQARNYGRIDWIFVGIIALGLLGYTCDRLIRLLAGRLLRRYGVKV; this comes from the coding sequence ATGACCGCCGTCGCGCAACGCCCGGTCGCTGCCGTGCCCGGCCTACGCCGCCGGCGATTCGCCGGCCTCGCCTGGACCGCGGTCACCCTGGCCGCCGGCCTCGCCGTCTGGGCCGCGGTCGCCTGGTGGTACGGCCCCACGCTCACCGCATCACCCGCCGACACCCTACGAGCCGGCATCGACCTGGCCGAAGACGGCTCACTCGGCGCATCCATACTCGCCTCGGCCCGCCGCATCCTCTCCGGCTGGGCACTCGGTGTCCTGGTCGGCGCCCCCGTCGGCATCCTGATGGGCCGGGTCACGGCCATCCGCCGGCTGCTCGACCCGTACATCGAATTCTTTCGCTTCATCCCGCCGATCGCGTTCGTCACCCTGGCCATCGTCTGGTTCGGCATCGGCGAGACCTCGAAGATCATCCTGATCTTCTACACCTCGGTCTTCCTCGTCACCGTCAACACCATCGCCGGCGTCCTGGCCATCGACGAATCGAAACTGCGCGCCGCCACCAGCCTCGGCGCCAACCGCCGCCAGCTACTGCACGCCGTCGTGCTGCCCGCCACCATCCCCTACATCATCACCGGCGCCCGCCTCGCCATGGGCAACAGCTTCCTCACCATCGTCTCCGCCGAGATCGTCGCCGCCGACACCGGCCTCGGCGCCCTCATCTGGCAAGCCCGCAACTACGGCCGCATCGACTGGATCTTCGTCGGCATCATCGCCCTGGGCCTGCTCGGCTACACCTGCGACCGGCTCATCCGCCTCCTCGCCGGACGGCTCCTACGCCGCTACGGCGTGAAGGTCTGA
- a CDS encoding IclR family transcriptional regulator has protein sequence MPVPDPSPSVLSKALLLLGAFGDRSTLGLSDLSRRSGIAKATVHRLAQELVDLNMLERVEAGYQLGWRMYELGQLVPGPANLRHIARPALMDLHSSTRATVHLAVQHDLETVFLERLAGLRDTRIHTTVGTRVPIWFAASGKVFIAHSTDEERLVAALEDQGSTPRTGHSIRSARQLKAQMTAVRERRWSTESEETLEGYKSYAVPITLGDPQHVVAAVSATLPLDRHDDQQVVRMLWATAAHISRALDAPAGGKPAKPDGPRAPGDQTFTP, from the coding sequence GTGCCCGTCCCCGACCCGTCGCCGTCCGTGCTGAGCAAGGCTCTCCTGCTGCTCGGCGCCTTCGGCGACCGCAGCACGCTGGGTCTCAGCGACCTGAGCCGGCGCTCCGGCATCGCGAAGGCGACCGTCCACCGGCTGGCGCAGGAACTGGTGGATCTGAACATGCTGGAACGAGTGGAGGCCGGCTATCAGCTCGGCTGGCGCATGTACGAACTCGGCCAGCTCGTGCCCGGACCGGCCAATCTCCGCCACATCGCCCGGCCGGCGCTCATGGACCTGCATTCCTCCACCCGGGCCACCGTCCACCTGGCCGTGCAGCACGACCTCGAGACCGTCTTCCTCGAACGTCTCGCCGGGCTCCGGGACACCCGGATCCACACCACGGTCGGCACCCGGGTCCCCATCTGGTTCGCCGCCTCCGGCAAGGTGTTCATCGCGCACAGCACCGACGAGGAGCGCCTCGTCGCCGCCCTGGAGGACCAGGGTTCGACACCCCGGACCGGCCACAGCATCCGCAGCGCCCGTCAGCTGAAGGCACAGATGACGGCGGTCCGTGAACGCCGGTGGTCCACCGAGAGCGAAGAGACCCTTGAGGGGTACAAGTCGTACGCCGTCCCGATCACCCTGGGGGACCCCCAGCACGTCGTGGCCGCGGTGTCGGCGACGCTGCCGCTCGACCGTCACGACGATCAGCAGGTCGTCCGCATGCTGTGGGCGACCGCCGCCCACATCAGCCGCGCGCTGGACGCCCCGGCCGGCGGGAAGCCCGCGAAACCGGACGGTCCGCGGGCTCCCGGTGATCAGACCTTCACGCCGTAG
- a CDS encoding AMP-binding protein, with the protein MIPIADDPETLIDLLIRRAATEPAAVVATFAGDVRQDLTAGEWLACAEAVARLLASPSLGLSPEDPVLTCVRPGPALVVVLAAVARAGLVEVPVTADGTTPMRARVAVVGTGALSRNPRLATIAPIVRTVDDGGGPGDLQDLPPGPLGPLPGPADPALVLSTSGSTGRPKGVMLPHFAGVRHARRVSASLRYGPGDVLYNAFPWNHVNIRHTGLVAALVSGARLLAVPRFSASRFWQVCRAENVTAFNFMGAVAAILLRAPAGDRDRDHRITRAYGGPAPRWLAAQFRERFGVQLVEAYACTELGDIASNEVGDVTEGTAGRPVPEYDVRLDDQGRIAVRPRHPHISTLGYTGSSQPPPEWIVTGDLGRFDDGGRLVFCGRHTDVIRRRGENISAWQVESIVEAMPGVREAAAVGVPSALTEEDLLLAVSGDVTEEAVHTWCRARLPRHAWPRYVSLVAALPRTASTKVSKPALRDLVGKDLEHLRRKDPACESWT; encoded by the coding sequence GTGATCCCGATCGCCGATGACCCGGAGACCTTGATCGACCTTCTGATCCGCCGGGCGGCCACCGAGCCCGCAGCGGTCGTCGCGACGTTCGCCGGTGACGTACGGCAGGACCTCACCGCGGGTGAGTGGCTCGCCTGCGCGGAAGCGGTAGCGCGCCTGCTCGCCTCGCCGTCGCTGGGCCTGTCCCCGGAAGACCCGGTGCTGACCTGTGTGCGGCCGGGTCCGGCGCTGGTGGTGGTCCTGGCCGCGGTGGCTCGTGCCGGACTCGTGGAGGTGCCGGTCACCGCCGACGGGACCACGCCGATGCGGGCGCGGGTCGCGGTGGTGGGAACCGGTGCGCTGTCCCGCAATCCGCGTCTGGCCACCATCGCCCCGATCGTGCGGACCGTGGACGACGGCGGCGGCCCCGGCGATCTTCAGGACCTGCCGCCCGGCCCGCTCGGGCCGCTGCCGGGCCCCGCCGACCCGGCACTGGTGCTGAGCACCTCGGGCTCCACCGGGCGTCCCAAGGGGGTGATGCTGCCGCATTTCGCCGGAGTGCGGCACGCACGCCGGGTCTCGGCCTCGCTGAGGTACGGACCAGGGGACGTGCTCTACAACGCGTTCCCGTGGAACCACGTCAACATCCGGCACACCGGCCTGGTCGCCGCCCTGGTCAGCGGCGCCCGGCTGCTGGCGGTGCCACGGTTCTCGGCGTCCCGTTTCTGGCAGGTGTGCCGTGCGGAGAACGTGACGGCGTTCAACTTCATGGGCGCGGTCGCGGCGATCCTGCTGCGCGCGCCGGCCGGAGACCGCGACCGCGACCACCGCATCACCCGGGCGTACGGCGGCCCCGCGCCGCGCTGGCTGGCCGCACAGTTCCGGGAGCGATTCGGCGTGCAGCTCGTGGAGGCGTACGCGTGCACCGAGCTCGGTGACATCGCCAGCAACGAAGTCGGCGACGTGACCGAGGGCACCGCGGGGCGCCCGGTGCCGGAGTACGACGTGCGGCTCGACGATCAGGGCCGCATCGCGGTGCGGCCCCGGCATCCGCACATCAGCACGCTCGGCTATACCGGCAGCTCACAGCCACCGCCGGAGTGGATCGTCACCGGTGACCTCGGCCGGTTCGACGACGGCGGCCGGCTGGTCTTCTGCGGGCGGCACACCGACGTGATCCGCCGCCGGGGCGAGAACATCTCGGCCTGGCAGGTGGAGTCGATCGTCGAGGCCATGCCCGGCGTGCGGGAGGCGGCCGCCGTCGGGGTGCCGTCCGCATTGACCGAGGAGGACCTGCTCCTCGCCGTGTCCGGCGACGTCACCGAGGAGGCGGTGCACACCTGGTGCCGCGCCCGCCTGCCCCGGCACGCCTGGCCGCGCTACGTGAGCCTGGTCGCCGCGCTGCCCCGCACCGCCTCCACCAAGGTCAGCAAGCCGGCCCTGCGCGACCTCGTCGGCAAAGACCTCGAACATCTGAGACGGAAGGATCCCGCATGCGAGTCCTGGACCTGA
- a CDS encoding CoA transferase has product MRVLDLTDDLGAAAIRALVGLGADVVRVPAGAPGPSASELHWYAGTRVITAGHAELDALAMDADVVIESGPRQTLRGLTEAGTSRWPDRVHVVVTPFGLTGPRRDWRGGDLVTASAGGMTWLGGRPDGPPKPPPRESALQVAGAHAAIAAYLGLLDRRRGLIDVSVQQAVAATLETGAVSWIHAGAFPRRSGGVYAHVAARIFRAADGYVAGGYSGPSRMWTDLLAWMDETGEAEDLTEEKYADAVYRWTARPHVDEVVARFTARRTAAELGEEGRRRALPWAEVSRADQLVGNPQLESRGFFITVGGLTDVGYPVRLPPLAAKEVRKPIRKSLAGLRVLDLTWVLAGPYATRQLADFGADVIKVESRHRQDPTRFQPSMRMRPGATFDDGGYFLNFNRGKRSIAVNMRLPEGQALVRRLARECDVIIDNYSPGTMAKWGLDHASLSAANPDLIAVSMSGVGQTGPWRNAVTFADTLAAMSGLTHETADPGGDPQGLTFGLGDMVAANAAVLAVLAMLAEGRGGFVDLSQLETMAAAMGPAVLEHQLGPERTGATPSRPHRVARRSPHGVYPARGEDRWVAIAVDDDAQWRSLARLTGIGTPGLSLTERKAAEDHIDDALAAWTSTRDAEATAVALQNAGVPAAVVATGEDLVERDPQLAARGFYPVLRHPIAGEVRHEGGVIAGAGSRPAPLLGEHTTQILEELLGDASAAEPAVLE; this is encoded by the coding sequence ATGCGAGTCCTGGACCTGACCGACGACCTCGGCGCCGCAGCGATCCGCGCCCTGGTGGGGCTCGGCGCCGACGTCGTCCGGGTGCCGGCCGGTGCTCCTGGTCCTTCGGCGAGCGAATTGCACTGGTACGCCGGAACCCGCGTGATCACCGCCGGTCACGCTGAACTCGACGCGCTGGCCATGGACGCCGACGTCGTGATCGAGAGCGGTCCACGGCAGACCCTGCGAGGGCTGACCGAAGCGGGCACGTCGCGCTGGCCGGACCGCGTCCACGTGGTGGTGACGCCGTTCGGGCTCACCGGGCCGCGCCGGGACTGGCGGGGCGGCGACCTGGTGACGGCCTCCGCGGGCGGCATGACCTGGCTCGGCGGACGCCCGGACGGTCCGCCGAAGCCGCCGCCGCGCGAGTCCGCCCTGCAGGTCGCGGGAGCGCATGCGGCGATCGCGGCGTATCTCGGCCTGCTCGACCGGCGCCGCGGGCTGATCGACGTCTCCGTGCAGCAGGCCGTCGCCGCGACCCTGGAGACCGGCGCGGTCTCGTGGATCCACGCGGGCGCGTTCCCCCGGCGCAGCGGTGGCGTCTACGCCCATGTCGCGGCGCGCATCTTCCGGGCTGCCGACGGCTATGTCGCCGGCGGGTACTCGGGCCCCAGCCGCATGTGGACCGACCTGCTGGCCTGGATGGACGAGACGGGTGAGGCCGAGGACCTGACCGAGGAGAAGTACGCCGACGCCGTCTACCGCTGGACCGCCCGCCCGCACGTCGACGAGGTGGTCGCTCGCTTCACCGCCCGCCGCACGGCCGCTGAGCTGGGCGAGGAGGGCCGGCGGCGGGCGCTGCCCTGGGCCGAGGTCAGCCGCGCCGATCAGCTCGTCGGCAACCCGCAGCTGGAGAGCCGGGGCTTCTTCATCACGGTCGGCGGTCTCACCGACGTCGGCTATCCGGTCCGGCTACCGCCTCTGGCTGCGAAAGAGGTGAGGAAGCCGATCCGCAAGAGCCTCGCCGGGCTGCGCGTGCTGGACCTGACGTGGGTGCTCGCCGGTCCGTACGCGACCAGGCAGCTCGCCGATTTCGGCGCCGACGTCATCAAGGTGGAGTCGCGGCACCGGCAGGACCCGACCCGGTTCCAGCCGTCGATGCGGATGCGGCCGGGCGCCACGTTCGACGACGGCGGCTATTTCCTGAACTTCAACCGCGGCAAGCGCAGCATCGCGGTGAACATGCGCCTCCCCGAAGGCCAGGCGCTCGTCCGCCGGCTGGCCCGCGAATGCGACGTGATCATCGACAACTACAGCCCGGGCACGATGGCGAAGTGGGGTCTCGACCACGCGTCGCTGAGCGCGGCGAACCCCGATCTGATCGCGGTGTCGATGTCGGGCGTCGGGCAGACCGGCCCGTGGCGCAACGCGGTCACCTTCGCCGACACCCTCGCGGCGATGTCCGGGCTCACTCACGAGACGGCCGATCCCGGCGGCGACCCGCAGGGTCTCACGTTCGGCCTCGGCGACATGGTCGCGGCGAACGCGGCGGTCCTGGCCGTCCTCGCCATGCTCGCCGAAGGGCGCGGCGGGTTCGTCGACCTGTCCCAGCTCGAGACGATGGCCGCGGCGATGGGCCCGGCCGTCCTGGAGCATCAGCTCGGCCCGGAACGCACCGGCGCCACCCCGAGCCGTCCGCACCGGGTGGCCCGCCGTTCGCCGCACGGGGTCTATCCCGCCCGGGGCGAGGACCGCTGGGTGGCGATCGCGGTCGATGACGACGCGCAGTGGCGTTCCCTGGCCCGCCTCACCGGGATCGGCACTCCCGGTCTGTCGCTGACCGAGCGGAAGGCCGCGGAGGACCACATCGACGACGCTCTTGCCGCCTGGACCAGCACCCGAGACGCGGAAGCGACCGCTGTGGCACTCCAGAACGCGGGTGTGCCGGCCGCCGTCGTGGCGACCGGTGAGGACCTCGTCGAACGCGACCCCCAGCTCGCCGCCCGCGGGTTCTACCCGGTCCTGCGGCACCCGATCGCCGGGGAGGTGCGGCACGAGGGCGGTGTCATCGCCGGTGCCGGCTCCCGTCCCGCGCCGCTGCTCGGCGAGCACACGACCCAGATTCTCGAAGAACTTCTCGGCGACGCGTCCGCCGCCGAGCCGGCCGTTCTGGAGTGA